The following coding sequences are from one Neurospora crassa OR74A linkage group I, whole genome shotgun sequence window:
- a CDS encoding ubiquitin conjugating enzyme, whose translation MPVQFAAKRLGKELNKIQNGLPPGIELVSADNLEEWLLDIRVLDNNPLYLNDTYRLKFRFGQSYPIEPPEVVFVKQADRPIPIHPHIYSNGIICLDLLGQQGWSPVQSVESVCMSLQSMLTGNTKNERPPGDEEFVRANKQRPKDIEFYYHDNTV comes from the exons ATGCCGGTACAATTTGCTGCGAAGAGGTTGGGGAAGGAATTGAATAAG ATCCAAAATGGCCTCCCACCTGGTATTGAGCTCGTCTCCGCGGACAACTTGGAAGAGTGGCTTCTGGATATACGAGTCCTCGACAACAACCCGCTTTACCTTAACGATACATATCGACTAAAGTTCCGATTCGGCCAGTCATACCCCATCG AGCCTCCCGAAGTGGTATTCGTCAAGCAAGCCGACCGGCCGATTCCGATCCACCCGCACATCTATTCCAACGGAATCATCTGTCTCGACCTACTTGGTCAACAGGGTTGGAGCCCCGTGCAAAGCGTGGAAAGTGTGTGCATGAGCCTACAAAGCATGTTGACCGGGAACACCAAGAACGAACGACCTCCCGGCGATGAGGAATTTGTTCGCGCCAACAAGCAGCGTCCCAAGGATATCGAGTTCTACTACCACGACAACACCGTCTAG
- a CDS encoding nucleolar protein 12, translating into MGKTKGLVAPVKKVDPSLDALFATSVGPAKPRPAAKYSEPLPTKSKKAPVPSKKEEDVQDEGDDEELSELDEEYDSEVGIGEDDEDDEAEDNSDSEDEAVATLEVVVEQGKVPEEDGPKRKRKQPDQHDNLEHKYLSKLAEDDEEPAGKRLKADEQSGEKKDTAKAEKKDDDDSESADEVPVHESLAPDAAQNEIEKANRTVFLSNVAVEAVTSRSAKKALMKHMASVLDKEAKPAQKVESIRFRSTAFATAAIPKRAAYIKKSVMEATTKSTNAYVVYSTPAAARLACSKLNGTIVLDRHIRVDSVAHPAPVDHKRCVFVGNLGFVDDETVLQVKVDEDGKEVTEKKKRTKQPMDVEEGLWRVFGKEGGKVESVRVVRDPVTRVGKGFAYVQFCDENAVESAILLNGKKFPPMLPRELRVSRCKAPHKTLRAIEAKKLKAQGAVPETMKKGNNGKKGPGSKKSDYAPKISAEAKTIAGRAEKLLGKFTARQVIGSDKKKTFNKQDRYQANQRRNHASGANTEATGPRVPGAYKSPESFILEGKRASAADGKPKDLKFKGAKKNKAPNAGGGKKKTGRAAARASKWKVQGKGKK; encoded by the exons ATGGGTAAAAC taaaggacTCGTTGCGCCGGTGAAGAAGGTTGATCCTAGCTTGGATGCTTTGTTTGCTACCAGT GTTGGTCCAGCGAAGCCCCGCCCAGCTGCAAAATACTCCGAGCCCCTACCGACAAAGTCCAAGAAGGCGCCAGTACCTtccaagaaagaggaagacgtTCAGGACGAgggcgatgacgaggaaCTGAGCGAGCTTGACGAAGAATACGATTCCGAGGTCGGCATTGGagaggatgacgaagacgacgaggctGAAGACAACAGTGACAGCGAAGACGAAGCCGTCGCGACCCTCGAAGTTGTTGTAGAACAAGGAAAGGTcccggaagaagatggaCCGAAACGGAAGCGGAAGCAACCCGACCAGCACGACAATCTCGAACACAAATACCTGTCCAAGTTGGCggaggacgatgaagagCCGGCTGGCAAGCGTCTCAAGGCCGACGAGCAATCcggagaaaagaaggataccgccaaggccgagaagaaggacgacgacgacagcgaGTCTGCGGATGAGGTCCCCGTTCACGAATCGCTAGCGCCCGATGCTGCCCAGAACGAGATTGAGAAGGCCAACCGCACCGTCTTCCTCAGCAATGTCGCCGTCGAGGCCGTCACCTCTCGTTCGGCCAAAAAGGCCTTGATGAAGCATATGGCTTCAGTGTTGGACAAGGAGGCGAAACCTGCGCAAAAGGTTGAGTCGATACGGTTCCGCTCGACTGCCTTCGCTACCGCTGCCATTCCCAAGCGTGCCGCTTATATCAAGAAGTCCGTGATGGAGGCCACTACGAAGTCGACAAACGCCTATGTTGTCTACAGTACCCCTGCGGCCGCTCGTCTTGCCTGCTCGAAACTCAACGGCACAATCGTGTTGGATCGCCACATCCGTGTCGACAGCGTTGCCCATCCTGCCCCGGTAGACCACAAGCGCTGCGTCTTCGTCGGTAACCTTGGTTTTGTGGATGACGAGACAGTACTGCAAGTGAAGGTAGACGAAGACGGTAAGGAGGTgaccgagaagaagaagcggacAAAGCAGCCTATGGACGTTGAGGAAGGTCTCTGGCGGGTATTCGGTAAAGAGGGCGGCAAAGTTGAGAGCGTTCGTGTGGTCCGCGACCCTGTCACCCGTGTCGGCAAGGGCTTCGCCTACGTTCAGTTCTGC GATGAAAACGCCGTCGAGTcagccatcctcctcaacggCAAGAAATTCCCGCCCATGCTCCCCCGCGAGCTACGCGTCAGCCGCTGCAAGGCCCCTCACAAGACCCTGCGTGCCATCGAAgccaagaagctcaaggcgCAGGGTGCCGTTCCGGAAACTATGAAGAAAGGCAACAACGGGAAGAAGGGTCCTGGCTCCAAGAAATCCGACTACGCCCCCAAGATCTCCGCCGAAGCCAAGACCATCGCCGGCCGCGCTGAGAAGCTCCTCGGCAAGTTCACTGCCAGACAGGTCATCGGCtccgacaagaagaagacttTCAACAAGCAGGACAGATACCAGGCCAACCAAAGGAGGAATCACGCCTCGGGCGCCAACACGGAGGCGACCGGTCCCAGAGTCCCGGGCGCCTACAAGTCCCCCGAGAGTTTCATTCTCGAGGGTAAGCGTGCTAGTGCGGCAGACGGAAAACCTAAGGATCTCAAGTTCAAGGgcgccaagaagaacaaggcgCCGAATGCGGGTGGTGGTAAGAAGAAGACTGGTCGTGCTGCTGCGAGGGCTTCGAAGTGGAAGGTtcaagggaaggggaagaaataA
- the tba-1 gene encoding alpha tubulin, whose translation MRGEVVHIHLGQAGTQLGNSAWELYLLEHGLTQDGRKDPDSTVAGEGGSYDTFFTESSNGKYVPRSLFVDLDPSPIDEIRTGPYRQLFHPELLISGKEDAANNYARGHYTVGKEMAENVLDRIRKITDNCHSLQGFLVFHSFGGGTGSGFGALVLERLAQDYAKKCKLEFSVYPAPRVATAVVEPYNAVLATHSTLEHSDVTFLVDNEAVYDICRRNLDIPRPSYEHLNRLIAQVVSSITSSLRFDGALNVDLNEFQTNLVPFPRVHYPLISYAPVISATKSAHESFKTSELTLQCFEPNNQMVVCDPRNGKYMAVALLYRGDVVPRDTSAAVAALKAKSSFNLVEWCPTGFKIGINHQKPMSVPTASPADGGLASVDRSVSMLSNTTAIAEAWSRLDHKFDLMYSKRAFVHWYVGEGMEEGEFSEAREDLASLEKDYEEVAGDYNDVDVDAEY comes from the exons ATGAGAGGCGAG GTTGTTCACATTCACTTGGGCCAGGCCGGTACCCAGCTTGGTAACAGCGCCTGGGAGCT CTATCTCCTTGAGCACGGTCTTACTCAAGATGGTCGTAAGGACCCCGACTCTACCGTTGCCGGTGAGGGCGGTTCCTATGATACCTTCTTCACTGAGTCCAGCAACGGCAAATATGTTCCTCGATCCCTCTTCGTCGATCTTGACCCTTCCCCGATCGACGAGATCCGCACCGGCCCTTACCGTCAGCTTTTCCACCCTGAGCTCTTGATCAGCGGCAAGGAGGATGCTGCCAACAACTACGCCCGTGGTCACTATACTGTCGGCAAGGAGATGGCCGAGAACGTCCTTGATCGCATCCGCAAGATCACCG ACAACTGCCACTCTCTTCAGGgtttcctcgtcttccactCCTTCGGTGGTGGTACCGGTTCCGGTTTCGGTGCTCTCGTCCTCGAGCGCCTCGCCCAGGACTACGCCAAGAAGTGCAAGCTAGA GTTCTCCGTTTACCCTGCCCCTCGTGTCGCCACGGCCGTCGTTGAGCCCTACAACGCCGTCCTCGCTACCCACAGCACCCTCGAACACAGTGACGTTACCTTCCTTGTCGACAACGAGGCTGTGTATGACATTTGCCGAAGAAACCTCGATATTCCTCGTCCCAGCTACGAGCACTTGAACCGCCTGATTGCCCAGGTCGTTTCTTCCATCACCTCGTCCCTCCGTTTCGATGGTGCTCTTAACGTCGATCTCAACGAGTTCCAGACCAACTTGGTTCCTTTCCCTCGTGTCCACTATCCTCTTATCTCTTACGCTCCTGTTATTTCGGCTACCAAGAGTGCTCATGAGAGCTTCAAGACCTCTGAGCTTACCCTCCAGT GCTTCGAGCCCAACAACCAGATGGTCGTCTGCGACCCCCGTAACGGCAAGTACATGGCTGTCGCTCTTCTGTACCGTGGCGATGTTGTTCCTCGTGACACTTCCGCTGCGGTTGCTGCGCTCAAAGCCAAGtcctccttcaacctcgTTGAGTGGTGCCCCACTGGTTTCAAGATCGGCATCAACCACCAGAAGCCCATGTCCGTCCCCACTGCCTCGCCCGCTGATGGTGGTCTTGCTTCCGTCGACCGCTCCGTCTCCATGTTGTccaacaccaccgccatTGCCGAGGCTTGGTCGCGTCTTGACCACAAGTTCGACCTTATGTACAGCAAGCGCGCCTTCGTCCACTGGTACGTCGGTGAGGGTATGGAGGAAGGCGAGTTCAGCGAGGCCCGTGAGGATCTTGCTTCGCTCGAGAAGGATTACGAGGAGGTCGCTGGCGACTACAacgatgtcgatgtcgatgcTGAGTACTAA
- the camk-1 gene encoding Ca/CaM-dependent kinase-1 — protein sequence MSFANMLNRLHGQPESYDKKSKYSFGRTLGAGTYGIVREASGPTGRVAVKIILKKNVKGNEQMVLDELEMLQRLKHPHIVKFVDWFESRDKYYIVTQLATGGELFDRICEQGKFTEKDASQTIKQVLGAVNYLHENNVVHRDLKPENLLYLTRDADSDLVLADFGIAKMLDNKDEVLTTMAGSFGYAAPEVMLKQGHGKPVDMWSMGVITYTLLCGYSPFRSENLQDLIDECSSGSVVFHERYWKDVSNDAKDFILRLLQPKPENRWTSQQALAHPWLRGDSATNHNLLPEIKAYLTKARLRRGIEMVKLANRIEALKMQEDDPENTDMPGDATLAADQAQSRHRALSLASTKGGSSDAENATAPAEKRTLSKTIKTAIFREVVLAKVREMKEAEEANKLKEEAETKAKSFQA from the exons ATGAGCT TCGCCAACATGCTTAATCGCCTTCACGGGCAGCCCGAAAGCTACGACAAGAA GTCCAAGTACTCCTTTGGTCGAACGCTAGGTGCTGGTACCTATGGTATCGTCAGGGAGGCCAGCGGCCCTACCGGCAGGGTTGCTGTCAAGATTATATTGAAGAAAAATGTCAAGGGCAACGAACAGATGGTTCTTGACGAGCTAGAGATGCTTCAGCGCCTCAAGCACCCTCACATTGTGAAGTTTGTCGACTGGTTCGAGTCTAGG GACAAATACTATATCGTTACTCAGCTTGCGACGGGAGGCGAGCTCTTCGACAGGATCTGCGAGCAAGGAAAATTCACAGAAAAAGATGCTTCCCAGACCATCAAGCAAGTCTTGGGTGCCGTCAACTACCTCCACGAGAACAACGTCGTCCATCGGG ATCTCAAACCTGAGAACCTCCTATACCTTACCCGGGATGCCGATTCGGATCTAGTTCTGGCTGACTTTGGTATCGCCAAAATGCTGGATAATAAGGACGAAGTTCTCACCACTATGGCCGGCTCGTTCGGTTATGCGGCGCCCGAAGTTATGCTCAAGCAGGGTCACGGCAAGCCTGTCGACATGTGGTCAATGGGTGTCATAACGTATACCCTCCTCTGCGGCTACTCGCCATTCCGCTCCGAAAACCTTCAGGACCTCATCGACGAatgcagcagcggcagcgttGTCTTCCATGAACGCTACTGGAAGGACGTTAGCAACGACGCCAAGGACTTCATTCTGAGGCTTTTGCAGCCCAAGCCAGAAAACCGGTGGACAAGCCAG CAAGCTCTGGCTCACCCCTGGCTGCGCGGCGATTCCGCAACCAACCACAACTTGCTGCCTGAGATCAAAGCGTACCTTACCAAGGCCCGCCTCAGACGCGGCATCGAGATGGTCAAGCTTGCGAACCGCATCGAGGCGCTCAAGATGCAGGAGGACGACCCGGAGAACACCGATATGCCTGGCGACGCCACACTTGCCGCCGACCAGGCCCAGTCCCGCCACCGTGCTCTATCTTTGGCGAGCACCAAGGGCGGATCCTCAGATGCCGAGAACGCCACCGCGCCCGCCGAAAAGCGGACACTCTCCAAGACTATCAAGACGGCCATCTTCCGCGAGGTCGTTTTGGCCAAGGTTCGCGAGATGaaagaggcggaggaggccaaCAAGCTAAAGGAAGAAGCGGAGACGAAGGCGAAGAGTTTCCAAGCCTAG
- the acw-7 gene encoding ACW-7 → MRFSVAAVLAIATAVFAQTDGFDVISNPYAGEKVLAGLPCEIKWAPSSDPKFQGTVRIDVLGGTTPQTLDKVGTVASGVDSSKGSYKWMVDAHLGKANTYGIQITLESNEKVFQYSFPFHIIGGLADSGDATTVTVPTTAAAGTAKPLTVAAPATTKAAITTTKASDAADAAQTTANAATGAASGSAGDSSASGAVSSFSTVVGSSSASVEASATSSDVVATASASSTGAVATGGAAAFGASTGALFGGVAMALFAL, encoded by the exons ATGCGTTTCTccgtcgccgccgtcctCGCTATTGCGACCGCCGTCTTTGCCCAGACCGATGGCTTCGATGTCATCTCCAACCCATATGCCGGTGAGAAGGTGCTTGCTGGTCTGCCCTGTGAGATCAAATGGGCGCCTTCGTCCGACCCGAAATTCCAGGGTACCGTCCGTATCGATGTCCTTGGAGGCACCACCCCTCAGACGTTGGACAAGGTTGGAACTGTTGCCT CGGGCGTTGACAGCAGCAAGGGTTCTTACAAGTGGATGGTCGACGCTCACCTAGGCAAGGCCAACACCTACGGTATTCAGATCACCTTGGAGTCCAATGAGAAGGTCTTCCAGTACTCATTCCCTTTCCACATCATTGGCGGCCTTGCCGACTCTGGTGATGCCACCACCGTCACTGTTCCCACTACCGCTGCCGCTGGCACCGCTAAGCCTCTGACCGTCGCCGCTCCTGCCACTACCAAGGCTGCCATCACTACCACCAAGGCCTCCGATGCCGCCGATGCCGCCCAGACCACCGCCAACGCCGCTACTGGTGCCGCCTCCGGCTCTGCCGGCgactcctccgcctccggcGCCGTTTCCTCCTTCAGCACCGTCGTCGGCAGCTCCTCTGCTTCCGTCGAGGCTTCTGCCACCTCTTCTGACGTCGTCGCTAccgcttctgcttcttccactGGCGCTGTTGCCACTGGCGGTGCTGCTGCCTTTGGCGCCAGCACCGGTGCTCTCTTCGGCGGTGTCGCCATGGCCCTCTTCGCTCTCTAA
- a CDS encoding vacuolar sorting protein, which yields MAPHAEFDIEQIREKGRKDILYLLESVRGKKNIVIEKSLAGPLNAFVGASTLRDYGADNFFFLENNNTDSSQRNVVFIARGELAHHAHAIADQIKRLQQESQSPHEFHVFWVPRRTLVSDKVLEEAGVLGDTNVAELPLYFFPLDTDVLSLELDDSFRDLYLAKDPTPVFLLSKALMGIQQKHGLFPRIVGKGENAKRVAELLSRMRHEILAGEEAAEGDKIGLSPSTTNESVIIIDREVDFVTPLLTQLTYEGLIDEVFGVQNNQADVDSTIIGAQPEPQGSTTAAAAVVSNGPSRKRKVQLDSSDKLFEQLRDANFAIVGSLLNKIARRLKSDYESRHSSKTTAELKDFVSKLPGYQAEQKSLKIHTGLAEEIMKHTRTEHFSKMLEVQQNLAAGADPSSQFEAIEELIARDVPLPQVLRLLCVYSCISGGIKTKEFDHFRRLILQGYGYQHILTLHNLEKLQMFLSRSSPLASMIPMTGSVGATGTKTNYTYLRKQLRLIVDEVNEQDPNDIAYVYSGYAPLSIRLVQCILQKQYLLSITKGAASTNTAGPAAGGAQGWRGFDDAVKHARGPTFDEVQKGEDKAVKARALLSGNDGQKTVFVVFVGGISFSEIAALRFIAKKEEGRRKIVICATSIISGNKMMEAAIENGTFGTESLQQESDS from the exons ATGGCTCCCCATGCGGAGTTCGACATCGAGCAGATCAGAGAAAAGGGCCGCAAGGACATCTTGTATCTCTTGGAATCA GTCCGCGGAAAGAAGAACATTGTAATTGAGAAGAGCTTGGCTGGTCCACTTAACGCCTTTGTCGGAGCGTCAACTTTGCGCGACTATGGTGCCGAtaacttcttctttcttgagaacaacaacaccgactCGAGTCAGCGCAATGTGGTCTTCATTGCCCGGGGCGAACTGGCCCATCATGCTCACGCGATAGCAG ATCAAATAAAACGTCTACAGCAAGAGAGCCAGTCTCCCCACGAGTTCCACGTTTTTTGGGTACCCCGTCGAACGCTGGTTTCAGACAAGGTACTGGAGGAGGCCGGTGTCTTGGGCGATACCAATGTCGCCGAGCTACCACTATACTTCTTCCCGCTTGACACCGATGTCTTGTCCCTCGAGCTAGACGACTCGTTCAGAGACCTGTACCTCGCGAAGGACCCTACACCAGTCTTTCTGCTTTCCAAGGCCTTGATGGGTATTCAACAAAAGCATGGCCTCTTTCCCAGGATCGTTGGCAAAGGGGAAAACGCTAAGAGAGTCGCTGAATTATTGTCTCGTATGCGACATGAAATTCTCGCTGGCGAAGAAGCAGCCGAAGGGGACAAGATCGGCCTGTCGCCCAGCACCACCAACGAAAGTGTTATCATCATTGACCGCGAAGTTGACTTTGTCACACCCCTTCTGACACAGCTGACCTACGAGGGCTTGATTGACGAGGTATTCGGTGTCCAAAATAACCAGGCCGATGTGGACTCGACGATCATCGGCGCACAGCCGGAACCACAAGGCTCAACaactgccgccgctgccgtcgTGAGCAACGGGCCCTCGCGCAAGCGCAAAGTCCAACTTGATTCCTCCGACAAGTTGTTTGAGCAATTGCGCGATGCAAATTTTGCAATTGTCGGAAGTCTTTTGAACAAGATTGCTCGTCGCTTAAAGAGTGACTATGAGAGTAGACATAGCTCCAAGACAACAGCGGAGCTCAAAGATTTTGTCTCGAAACTTCCGGGATACCAGGCCGAACAGAAGAGCCTCAAGATTCATACCGGCTTGGCGGAGGAGATTATGAAGCATACTCGCACGGAACATTTCAGCAAAATGCTAGAGGTTCAGCAGAATCTCGCAGCCGGAGCAGATCCATCATCCCAGTTTGAAGCGATCGAGGAACTAATAGCACGCGACGTCCCACTGCCGCAAGTATTGCGATTACTATGCGTGTATTCATGTATCTCGGGCGGAATCAAGACCAAGGAATTCGATCACTTTCGGCGCCTTATACTGCAAGGATATGGCTATCAACACATACTCACACTCCATAACCTAGAGAAGCTTCAGATGTTCCTCTCGAGGTCGTCCCCTCTGGCATCCATGATCCCCATGACTGGATCTGTTGGGGCAACGGGAACGAAGACCAATTACACATATTTGCGGAAGCAACTGCGACTCATTGTCGACGAGGTCAACGAACAGGATCCCAACGATATTGCCTACGTCTACAGCGGCTATGCGCCTCTTTCAATACGCCTTGTTCAGTGCATCCTTCAGAAGCAGTATTTGCTCTCAATCACAAAAGGAGCAGCTTCCACCAACACAGCCGGACCAGCTGCAGGAGGCGCACAGGGATGGCGTGGGTTCGACGATGCTGTCAAGCATGCCCGAGGTCCGACATTTGATGAGGTGCAAAAGGGCGAGGACAAGGCTGTCAAGGCTCGGGCGCTGTTGTCCGGTAACGACGGCCAGAAGACAGTGTTTGTCGTGTTCGTCGGCGGTATTAGCTTTAGTGAGATCGCGGCTCTTCGGTTCATTgcgaagaaagaagaag GTCGGAGAAAAATTGTCATCTGCGCGACGTCCATTATTAGCGGAaacaagatgatggaggcCGCGATCGAGAATGGGACATTTGGTACCGAGAGCCTGCAACAGGAGTCGGATAGTTGA